One Methanococcus voltae genomic region harbors:
- a CDS encoding chemotaxis protein CheC has translation MFSKEQWLEILKAIIEEELGGEIIIDLENPKKGGPIKDFSSLETIGKAAATRAASFVMDMSGEDVDVNVFKIKLTSLNKLLSEASEDKKVFTKIDFNGMLSGMGVLIFTEKDAIKMGDSMLKGMFMEDPEVDVLSELKISAINETCNLLVSAFVDTFANYMETSLSMTPPEYCINDTANFLNEALKDYNINNDDLIFTFESELVSKGIDSSFEVFMAMNPESTAKLSEKLE, from the coding sequence ATGTTCTCAAAAGAACAATGGTTAGAAATTTTAAAGGCCATAATTGAAGAGGAACTTGGTGGAGAAATAATTATTGATTTAGAAAATCCCAAAAAAGGTGGTCCTATCAAAGATTTTTCATCACTAGAAACTATCGGAAAAGCAGCTGCTACAAGAGCTGCAAGTTTTGTAATGGACATGAGCGGTGAAGATGTAGATGTCAATGTTTTCAAAATAAAATTAACATCATTGAACAAACTGCTATCAGAAGCCTCTGAAGATAAAAAAGTATTTACAAAAATTGATTTTAACGGTATGCTATCAGGAATGGGTGTTTTAATATTCACCGAGAAAGACGCTATTAAAATGGGCGATTCCATGTTAAAAGGCATGTTCATGGAAGACCCTGAAGTAGACGTATTGAGTGAATTAAAAATATCTGCGATAAATGAAACTTGTAATTTATTAGTTTCTGCGTTTGTGGATACATTTGCAAATTACATGGAAACTTCACTATCCATGACTCCCCCAGAATACTGCATAAATGATACAGCTAATTTTTTAAATGAAGCTTTAAAAGATTATAATATTAATAATGATGATTTAATCTTTACATTTGAAAGTGAATTAGTTTCCAAAGGTATCGACTCAAGTTTTGAAGTATTTATGGCCATGAATCCCGAATCAACAGCCAAATTGTCTGAAAAACTAGAATAA
- a CDS encoding chemotaxis protein CheC, which produces MGVIEAIKKITDIGQEAAENVGDSFTGLTGQNTDVSFLGTRFVPLERLPEQFSEDYCKITKIDFDGILSGNSMLILPEVDAVKLEKLLLLDMIWDSLTNKTEMPEYKEMESSVINEVANIVLAAFLNVFANELNGEINITTPKFIKDAGFNIVESLVIELMEKNVEYALVFDTKIEVVGRFPLNCNILIMINPETIDNLDKLYSN; this is translated from the coding sequence ATGGGTGTTATTGAAGCCATTAAAAAAATCACGGACATAGGTCAAGAAGCCGCAGAAAATGTTGGTGACTCCTTTACGGGATTAACCGGACAAAATACAGACGTAAGTTTTTTAGGTACTCGTTTTGTGCCTTTGGAACGATTGCCTGAACAATTTAGTGAAGATTACTGCAAAATAACTAAAATAGACTTTGATGGAATATTATCAGGTAACTCCATGTTGATACTTCCCGAAGTAGATGCTGTAAAACTTGAAAAATTGTTGTTATTGGATATGATATGGGATAGCCTAACAAATAAAACAGAAATGCCAGAATATAAAGAAATGGAAAGTTCTGTTATAAATGAAGTTGCTAACATTGTTTTAGCGGCATTTTTAAATGTTTTTGCAAATGAATTAAATGGCGAAATAAATATAACTACTCCAAAGTTCATTAAAGACGCTGGTTTCAACATTGTAGAGTCATTAGTTATTGAATTAATGGAGAAAAATGTGGAATACGCTTTAGTTTTTGATACGAAAATAGAAGTTGTAGGTAGATTCCCGTTAAACTGCAACATTTTAATTATGATAAATCCTGAAACAATAGATAACTTAGATAAATTATATTCCAACTAA
- a CDS encoding CheR family methyltransferase — MSDMYFDKIKDLIKSELKIHIDQYKDSYIARRVSVRMRLTKCKDYREYLELLKKTPEEYEKLENTLTVNVTEFWRDITVYREIKKIFEEKVKDSRVKSIKIWSAGCSSGEEPYGLAIILKELCEQYSRKFLRITINATDLDKEIIKRAQQGIYIDKQFKNMDEDTINKYFTKIDRNHYQISSDIKRMVTFKNHDLIKEPPIYEMDFILCRNVIIYFGKEIQEILFHKYYEGLSDGGYLILGRTEMLHGEPREMFIPHNHRERIYQKILGKNKRMSQDNAQNSSASVRNTRDTVKSISTNTPSRLRSSELKSSLKSTANTRNTMSSLRSSNSGSNKSSSIGTSISKNNGERTSKLNSSVKSTNRLASKSISKSISKSTEKPASRLSKNEVKSDREERTRRTLTSSTTSSSRLVKKDTRDSRDIKNNKDRLTSRTEVKRTGLSSRTSESTSSRTLREKTRLTTRESTDKDKEKRESSRLRYSKDKTEDKSNSKSINKPKTVRPSSSSLSSSSSSTKRGQDSSKGSSKDLKDIRKSLQSLRNSKK, encoded by the coding sequence ATGAGTGATATGTATTTCGATAAAATTAAAGACCTAATAAAATCCGAATTAAAAATTCATATCGATCAATATAAAGATTCCTACATTGCTCGAAGGGTTTCGGTTCGTATGAGGCTTACGAAGTGTAAAGATTACAGGGAGTACTTAGAACTTTTAAAAAAGACACCTGAAGAATATGAAAAACTGGAAAATACATTAACAGTGAATGTTACGGAATTTTGGAGAGATATCACAGTATACCGAGAAATAAAAAAGATATTTGAGGAAAAAGTAAAAGATTCTCGAGTAAAGTCCATAAAAATATGGAGTGCAGGCTGTTCTTCTGGAGAAGAACCTTACGGGTTAGCTATAATATTAAAAGAACTTTGTGAACAGTATTCTAGGAAATTTTTAAGAATAACAATTAATGCTACCGATTTAGACAAAGAAATTATCAAAAGAGCTCAACAAGGTATCTATATTGATAAACAATTTAAAAATATGGATGAAGACACCATTAATAAATATTTTACTAAGATAGACCGAAATCACTACCAAATATCTAGTGATATTAAAAGAATGGTTACATTTAAAAATCACGACTTAATTAAAGAACCTCCAATTTATGAAATGGATTTTATCCTATGTAGGAATGTTATAATCTACTTTGGAAAAGAAATTCAAGAAATTTTATTCCATAAATATTATGAAGGTCTTTCAGATGGGGGTTACTTAATATTGGGCAGAACTGAGATGTTACACGGCGAACCTAGAGAAATGTTTATACCCCATAATCATAGGGAAAGAATATATCAAAAGATATTGGGTAAAAACAAACGAATGAGTCAAGATAATGCACAAAATTCCTCAGCATCAGTGCGAAACACTCGAGATACTGTTAAAAGTATAAGTACAAATACCCCGTCAAGACTTCGAAGTTCTGAATTAAAGTCCAGCTTAAAATCTACAGCAAATACTAGAAACACCATGTCAAGTTTGAGAAGTAGTAATAGTGGCAGTAATAAGAGTAGTAGTATTGGTACCAGTATTAGTAAAAACAATGGTGAACGTACAAGTAAGTTAAATTCGTCGGTTAAATCCACAAATAGATTAGCAAGTAAATCTATAAGTAAATCTATAAGTAAATCAACTGAGAAACCAGCGTCTAGATTATCTAAAAACGAAGTAAAATCAGATAGGGAAGAAAGAACTAGAAGAACGTTAACATCTTCAACGACTTCAAGTTCCAGGTTAGTTAAAAAGGATACCCGAGATAGCAGGGATATCAAGAATAACAAAGATAGATTAACATCAAGAACGGAAGTAAAAAGAACAGGTCTTTCATCTAGAACATCTGAGTCCACCTCATCTAGAACATTACGTGAAAAGACACGCTTAACTACAAGAGAAAGTACGGATAAAGATAAAGAAAAAAGAGAATCTAGCAGACTTAGATATTCCAAGGATAAAACCGAGGATAAATCAAATAGTAAATCCATAAATAAGCCTAAAACCGTTAGACCATCTTCATCTTCACTATCATCTTCATCTTCATCTACGAAAAGAGGACAGGATAGTTCAAAAGGTTCTTCAAAAGATTTAAAAGATATTAGAAAATCATTACAATCATTGCGAAATTCTAAAAAATAA
- a CDS encoding DUF373 family protein: MSFEPLNSKKISNDITNINSISVNYSNDSVTQNNNNNNNNGNNTGKNSINGKSIDLSYNTEDKKYLILVVDMDDDVGRKANISSPILGRNENISAAVKLGLADPGDSDVNSILGGVKHYDSLKRENRDVELATITGAKDVNSEECAIRIKEQLDFLIYLYEPDFIYIVSDGKEDETILKYLELKDIFVWKKRVVIKQNESLESTYYLIQEFINKTMSRYIPLIFVSIGFVLILYAVFQDLGWRIISGLLGIYVLSEGAGLTENIKSKIMESKEGLQVGKISPAGGIISLLIIIVGGIYAYRVSEDPEWVLFVGKFLLNIANPLTLSVAILVCVHFIDDLVHTKKNILNLLKALFFQIITVLMVRQLLIVFSTYLLGSGSFNEIIVYIVVYIAILIILSAVLFYNSKNSRKNEN, from the coding sequence ATGAGTTTTGAACCTTTAAATTCTAAAAAAATTAGTAATGATATTACAAATATCAATAGTATTAGTGTTAATTATAGCAATGATAGTGTTACTCAAAATAACAATAATAACAATAATAACGGAAATAATACTGGTAAGAACAGCATTAATGGTAAGAGTATCGATTTAAGCTACAATACCGAAGATAAAAAATATTTAATACTCGTAGTGGATATGGATGACGATGTAGGGCGTAAAGCTAATATTTCAAGTCCTATATTGGGTAGAAATGAAAATATCTCAGCAGCTGTAAAATTGGGTTTAGCAGACCCTGGCGATAGTGACGTTAACTCCATACTCGGCGGTGTAAAGCATTACGACTCATTAAAAAGGGAAAATAGGGACGTGGAATTAGCAACAATTACTGGTGCAAAGGATGTAAACTCTGAGGAGTGTGCAATAAGAATTAAAGAACAATTGGATTTTTTAATTTACCTTTATGAGCCAGATTTCATATATATTGTATCTGATGGAAAAGAAGACGAAACAATATTAAAGTATTTGGAATTAAAAGATATTTTTGTTTGGAAAAAGAGAGTGGTCATAAAACAAAATGAATCCTTAGAATCTACCTATTATTTGATACAGGAATTTATCAATAAAACAATGTCAAGGTATATACCTTTAATATTTGTTTCAATAGGGTTTGTATTGATACTTTATGCAGTATTCCAAGATTTAGGTTGGAGGATTATATCTGGGCTTTTGGGTATCTATGTTTTATCGGAAGGGGCTGGTTTGACTGAAAATATCAAGTCTAAAATTATGGAGAGTAAGGAAGGTCTGCAAGTTGGTAAAATATCACCTGCAGGGGGTATAATATCCCTTTTAATCATCATAGTGGGTGGTATTTACGCATATAGAGTTTCCGAAGACCCCGAATGGGTTTTATTTGTGGGTAAATTTTTATTGAATATCGCAAACCCATTGACGTTATCCGTTGCAATATTGGTATGTGTACACTTCATAGATGATTTAGTCCATACAAAAAAGAATATATTAAACCTCTTAAAGGCTTTATTCTTCCAAATAATAACGGTATTGATGGTCAGACAACTGTTAATTGTATTCTCAACGTACTTATTAGGTTCTGGCTCGTTCAACGAGATAATAGTTTATATCGTAGTATATATAGCGATATTAATTATATTGTCTGCAGTATTATTCTATAATTCGAAAAATAGTAGGAAAAACGAAAACTAA